The sequence AGACATCATATTTCCAGGCAGTTCATCATCAGAACACTCACGTTGATTCGGTGTTCGACGTGCATTGCCAAACACCTCCTCAAGCATGCTCACGCAGGACGTGAAGCATGCCACCGCAGATCCAGCGTGAGGAACCGTGAGAGGCGCATCTTGTTCTTGGCTACTTCAGCGTGAAGCTTCCTTGTTGTTTGATCGCTTCCTCACCGGATGATTCGGCGATCATCACGTCAAAGTCACCCGGTTCGACGATCCACTTATGACCGGGGCCCATTACTTTGAGATCACGCGACGGATCAAGTTCGAACGTCACTGTCTTCTTTTCACCCGCTGGAATCGCAACACGTTCAAAGCCACGCAGGATTTTTGAGTAAGGCGTAATCGTTCCGAGCACATCACGAATGTAAAGCTGAATGACGTTGTCGCCGTCGCGGTCGCCCGTGTTGGTCACGTCGCATGTAATCGTAATCTTGTCATCGACAGTCGGAGCCGCGGGTTCAATCTTAAGATTTTCATAGTCGAACGTCGTGTAGCTCAGACCATGCCCCAGCGGATAAAGCGGGCCACGGACACGCGATGTCCCCCAGCCGTTCGGATCGTGCCCTTTGCTCTGGCCGCCATGTGCACCATTTCGAGCCGGGAAAGCCAGCGGTATTTGGCCGACGCTTTTAGGGAACGTTATCGGCAGCTTGCCGCCCGGATTGTTGGCTCCAAACAGCGTCTCAGCGATTGCCTGACCTACTTTCTCGCCGCCGTGCCACGCACACAAGACGCCCGGAATGTTCTGCTCAATCCAATTAATCGAGGTCGCTCGCCCTGGCATCAAGACAACGATCACCGGTTTCCCCGTTTTCGCAAGTTCCTGCACCAACAAATCTTGATGACCGGGAAGATCAAGGCTCAATCGCGTCTTCGATTCACCGACGGTATCGTGCGTATCCCCGACGCAGGCGATGATCAAGTCCGATTCCATGGCCAGCTTAACGGCTTCGTCGATTCCGGCTTGAGCCTCTTCGTCGGGATCACTACGAACAACATCAGACGCGGGGAACAGCTTGTCAAAGTAGTGACAGCCTTTGGCATGAGTCACGTTCGCCTTGTCACCCAAAAACGCCTTGATCCCAGCCAGTGGTGTGATCACGTCAGACCGACCAGGCCCATAGCGACTGATCATCGGCAACGGATCATCGGCCAACGGGCCAGTCACCAACACATTCGCAAAGGCTTCCGAATCAAGCGGCAGCGTGCCATCGTTCTTCAGTAGCACCATTGCCTTGCGAGCCGCCTCAAGCGTAGTCGCTTCATGTTCCGAGTTATGAACGATTTCAGTGACCTTTTCGCGATCGGCAAACAGATCATCGAACAATCCCAGTTCAAACTTCACTCGCAAAACATCCGCCACACGCGAGTCGATGATCTCTTCGGAAATGCGGCCGTCTTTGATCACCTTTCGAAGCGGCAATACGAACTTTTCGGTTCCTTGAAAATTGGTCCGAACATTCAAGCCTGCCGTCACGGCGTGGACGATCGCGGTCTCCCAGTCTTTGGCCGTTTTGTGCTGCGACTTCAGGCGATCAACCGCGCCACTGTCTGACACGACGTAGCCGTTGAACCCATATTCACCCCGCAACAGATCGGTCAGAAAATATGAACTGCCCGTCACCGGCACGCCATCGTATGTGTTGTACGAGCTCATCGCTCCCCACGGCTTTGCTTCTTTGATGACCTTTTCAAAGGGTTGCATCAAAATTTCGTGCATGTCCCTTTGAGGAATCTGCGGATCGGTTCGCCCCTTCCCGTCACGGCCTCCATTGGGAGTGCTGTAGGTTGCAAAGTGCTTCACGGTCGACCCGACGCCTTTGGATTGAATACCAAGACATTGTTGCTTCCCCAATTCGCCGACATGGAATGGAGACTCGCCGTAGCATTCGACCGTTCGGCCCCAACGAGGATCACGTACCACGTCCAGAATTGGCGAGTAGATATTGGAGTACCCCAAAGCCTTGCCTTCGGCCGCCGTAATTTCTCCGATACGTCGAACTAGATTCTTGTCCCACGTCGCTCCCACGCCAAGCTGAGTCGGAAAGTTGCTGGCGTTGCTGTGGCAGACACCGCGAATACCTTCGTTGGTAAAATCGACTGGGATTCCCAACCGCGTTTCCTCGATGAACCATCGCTGGATCTCGTTCAAGACATCGCAATGATTTTGAAGCTCAACGTTCTCGTCGAAGTGCTTCACACCGTTGCAGTGTTCGTCGATGTTTCCTATGCCATCTTTCCAAACTTGAGTTTTCCACTTTTCGGTCGGACGAGGATCTTTCAGGACTCGCTTGAACCCGTAGATCGTGCCCATCTGAGCCGTCTTTTCGTCCATGTTCATCTGCCCAAGCAGATCGGCCACTCTTTCTTCGACAGAAAGCTCGGGATTCTCGTAGGGATCTTGCTTGCCGTTTTTGTTTCGATCGATCCAGCCATCGTGATAGATTCCATCCGCCAAAGTTTGGCCGCAAACCAGCATCAGGCCTGCAATGATCATTTGCAGTTTAAAATTTCGCATTCTGTTTTCTCGTCGGTCTTATTATGAACTAAGCATCGCGGCACATCGTCGGCAGCTGCACCATTGTACTAAACGTACGAGCTGAACCACACCGCTAAGTCAATATCCCGACATCCCCAGTTCATCAAACTTATTCAGAAACCGATGCAATATTGACGAAACGTCCAGATCGGAAGATTCCCGTGTCCATGTATCCCCCGGTAGCAGCTCTGCTCGCGAGCAAATCGCAAGCGAATCCATTGACTTGCAACAACTGCGTTTGACTGAGGCGATCGCAGGTATTCAGTAGCTAAGAGCACACTCCGGCGATCGAAGAACTCGACGATTTGAAGGCGGACTCAAACGAACGAAACTATTTCATTTCCAATCCGGTAAACGCGGCGGTCCTATCCAAGCCGAAAGAGAAAACAGAGGGAAGCGACGCGGAAGCAACGAAGTGAACGCGAAACACACCCTGTCGTTTTTGGATGGATCGAGGAAGGTTCACTGTTGATTCGCGGCAATTGGGTTGCGGCGGAATTCCGTTTGCCCGGGCACAGCGACGTGGTAGTCCGTGAACCGTGAATCGGCGACCGGGAAATCACTGCTGATGTACTGGGCACCGCTTGCGAACGCCTTGTCACGGCGGCGTGTGTCTCCGGTGCGGGCTTCCCGTGTTTCCGCATCAGCCCGAGTGCGAACGATCAATCCTTGTTGCACCGCACGTTGGATTTCGCGGAACCGGCGGATGGGATCATTGATTTTCCTAAACGCCGCAGCCGGATGTTGGCTAGCGACCGACACAAACATCACTCGGTTTCGCAGTGACGGATGCCCGGCGAGGTACGACTTCACCAACGAGCCCTCGTTGTCCAATGCAAACCAAACTCGCCCTCGTGCCTCTTGGAGCGTCGGCCAACCGTCATCCCCC is a genomic window of Neorhodopirellula lusitana containing:
- a CDS encoding glycoside hydrolase family 3 N-terminal domain-containing protein; the protein is MRNFKLQMIIAGLMLVCGQTLADGIYHDGWIDRNKNGKQDPYENPELSVEERVADLLGQMNMDEKTAQMGTIYGFKRVLKDPRPTEKWKTQVWKDGIGNIDEHCNGVKHFDENVELQNHCDVLNEIQRWFIEETRLGIPVDFTNEGIRGVCHSNASNFPTQLGVGATWDKNLVRRIGEITAAEGKALGYSNIYSPILDVVRDPRWGRTVECYGESPFHVGELGKQQCLGIQSKGVGSTVKHFATYSTPNGGRDGKGRTDPQIPQRDMHEILMQPFEKVIKEAKPWGAMSSYNTYDGVPVTGSSYFLTDLLRGEYGFNGYVVSDSGAVDRLKSQHKTAKDWETAIVHAVTAGLNVRTNFQGTEKFVLPLRKVIKDGRISEEIIDSRVADVLRVKFELGLFDDLFADREKVTEIVHNSEHEATTLEAARKAMVLLKNDGTLPLDSEAFANVLVTGPLADDPLPMISRYGPGRSDVITPLAGIKAFLGDKANVTHAKGCHYFDKLFPASDVVRSDPDEEAQAGIDEAVKLAMESDLIIACVGDTHDTVGESKTRLSLDLPGHQDLLVQELAKTGKPVIVVLMPGRATSINWIEQNIPGVLCAWHGGEKVGQAIAETLFGANNPGGKLPITFPKSVGQIPLAFPARNGAHGGQSKGHDPNGWGTSRVRGPLYPLGHGLSYTTFDYENLKIEPAAPTVDDKITITCDVTNTGDRDGDNVIQLYIRDVLGTITPYSKILRGFERVAIPAGEKKTVTFELDPSRDLKVMGPGHKWIVEPGDFDVMIAESSGEEAIKQQGSFTLK